One stretch of Microvirga lotononidis DNA includes these proteins:
- a CDS encoding Crp/Fnr family transcriptional regulator, with amino-acid sequence MTLETEVQSLRQVPMFRDVDPARLKLLAFTSERVQFSDGQRFFSQGDPSDAAYVILDGRASVLLNTPGGDIQVAELGSNALVGEMGILSDTPRSATIMAAEPTTALRIDKRVFLELLAQFPQMSLAIMRELAKRLERTNAQLVAQSSS; translated from the coding sequence ATGACCCTTGAAACAGAGGTTCAGTCCTTGCGGCAGGTGCCGATGTTTCGGGATGTGGATCCGGCCCGGTTGAAGCTTCTCGCCTTCACGAGCGAGCGGGTGCAGTTCTCCGACGGGCAGCGCTTCTTCTCGCAAGGGGACCCGTCCGACGCCGCCTATGTGATCCTCGACGGCCGGGCGAGCGTTCTCCTCAACACGCCGGGCGGCGACATCCAGGTCGCCGAACTGGGAAGCAATGCCCTCGTCGGCGAGATGGGCATTCTCTCGGACACGCCGCGCTCCGCCACGATCATGGCGGCCGAGCCGACGACGGCTCTGCGAATCGACAAGAGGGTCTTTCTGGAGCTTCTCGCCCAGTTTCCCCAGATGTCCCTGGCGATCATGCGGGAGCTGGCAAAGCGCCTCGAGCGGACGAATGCGCAGCTTGTCGCACAGTCCTCATCCTAA
- a CDS encoding transglycosylase SLT domain-containing protein translates to MMSNARTLLCAVPQPVADVCKPGRRRRFLNLTLTAGLIVGLQGFAAGPAAVATLPSALMTRPVAAAVPQPVTTGSLITASMDFTPKLIKDPSLFKAILDGAFSFRKPHAVKPAPREMQDEAAGDPDELIPFNGRNVPRWLVHSILKAAHVTGVDPVYMMTLADVESSLSPEAKAPTSSAQGLFQFIDRTWLEIVQLHAADYGFAAAAEAIKTVDGDPVVGDRDRAWIMNLRTDPYFSALMAGELIKDVERALQAQGERELAEAELYLAHFLGASSAVRFLEVLDRDPNMKASKLFPKAAKANAGLFMEGKGRKRRPVSVAELYNKIDSKIVRRLDRYEGIGPYLAEISRQSEERTSEASALVQ, encoded by the coding sequence ATGATGAGTAACGCGAGAACGCTGCTGTGCGCGGTTCCGCAGCCTGTTGCGGATGTGTGCAAGCCGGGACGTCGCCGCCGTTTTCTTAACCTGACCTTGACCGCAGGCCTGATCGTGGGCCTCCAGGGATTCGCCGCCGGACCGGCGGCGGTCGCCACTCTTCCGAGCGCTCTCATGACACGGCCGGTCGCGGCTGCGGTCCCGCAGCCGGTCACCACCGGTTCCCTCATCACGGCGTCGATGGACTTCACCCCGAAGCTGATCAAGGACCCAAGCCTCTTCAAGGCGATTCTCGACGGTGCATTCTCCTTCAGGAAGCCGCATGCGGTGAAACCGGCGCCGCGCGAGATGCAGGACGAGGCCGCCGGCGATCCCGATGAGCTGATCCCCTTCAATGGGCGCAACGTTCCCCGCTGGCTCGTGCATTCCATCCTCAAGGCCGCCCATGTGACCGGCGTCGACCCGGTCTACATGATGACCCTGGCTGATGTGGAATCGAGCCTCTCGCCCGAAGCCAAGGCCCCGACCTCGTCGGCCCAAGGTCTGTTCCAGTTCATCGACCGGACCTGGCTCGAAATCGTGCAGCTCCATGCTGCGGATTACGGCTTTGCTGCGGCCGCCGAGGCGATCAAGACCGTGGACGGCGATCCGGTCGTCGGCGACAGGGACCGTGCCTGGATCATGAATCTGCGCACCGACCCGTACTTCTCCGCCCTCATGGCCGGAGAACTCATCAAGGACGTGGAGCGCGCCCTTCAGGCCCAGGGCGAGCGGGAGCTGGCGGAGGCCGAACTCTACCTCGCGCATTTCCTGGGAGCCTCCAGCGCCGTCCGGTTCCTCGAAGTCCTCGACCGGGACCCGAACATGAAGGCCTCCAAGCTCTTCCCGAAGGCCGCGAAGGCCAATGCGGGGCTGTTCATGGAAGGCAAGGGACGCAAGCGCCGCCCGGTGAGCGTCGCCGAGCTTTACAACAAGATCGATTCGAAGATCGTCCGCCGCCTAGACCGTTACGAGGGCATCGGCCCCTATCTCGCCGAGATTTCCCGTCAGAGCGAGGAGCGGACCTCGGAAGCGAGCGCCCTCGTGCAGTAG
- a CDS encoding DUF924 family protein: MSSQLDWRRVYDFWFPMDLSRSGIAAHWQMMTWWFHGEAQAELRPFAPLVHAARAGGLDHWRATPQGRLSLIIVLDRFPRGLFAGTPQAYSSDPDALRIAEEGFGNGHYGALASPYEEFFYLLPLVHAEGPDHVDRMGRVVAIAERALAEAPEDLKPVWQFTLGQARTRFDIISRFGRFPHRNPVLGRASTPQELTYMAKDDFIHTRSLPVSASSAISAIG, from the coding sequence ATGTCATCTCAGCTGGATTGGCGCAGGGTCTACGATTTCTGGTTCCCGATGGACCTGTCGCGGTCCGGCATCGCGGCGCATTGGCAGATGATGACCTGGTGGTTTCACGGCGAAGCGCAGGCGGAACTGCGCCCCTTCGCCCCCCTGGTTCACGCGGCCAGGGCCGGCGGGCTCGATCATTGGCGCGCCACGCCGCAGGGGCGGCTGTCCCTGATCATCGTTCTGGACCGGTTCCCGCGCGGCCTGTTCGCGGGGACGCCGCAAGCCTATTCCTCCGATCCGGATGCCTTGAGGATCGCCGAGGAAGGATTCGGCAACGGGCATTACGGCGCCCTGGCCTCCCCCTACGAGGAATTCTTCTACCTCCTGCCCCTGGTCCATGCCGAGGGACCGGATCATGTGGACAGGATGGGGCGCGTCGTCGCCATTGCGGAGCGGGCCCTCGCCGAAGCCCCGGAGGATCTCAAGCCGGTCTGGCAGTTTACCCTGGGCCAAGCCCGGACCCGTTTCGACATCATCTCCCGGTTCGGCCGCTTCCCGCACCGGAACCCGGTTCTCGGGCGCGCCTCCACGCCGCAGGAGCTGACTTACATGGCCAAGGACGATTTCATCCACACCCGCTCGCTTCCCGTCTCCGCCTCGTCGGCGATCAGCGCGATCGGGTGA